From the Butyrivibrio fibrisolvens genome, one window contains:
- the pepT gene encoding peptidase T, translated as MDRFLRYVKFDTQSDERSGASPSTPSQHELAKALVSELETIGASDVYYDKEHCYVYATIPSTLGRKKAPVLGFISHMDTSDACSGKDVKARIVEKYDGKDVVLNESDPETGAKIVLSPKTFPELLNHKGEDLIVTDGTTLLGADDKAGISEIMTMAAYLLSHPEIKHGKIRIGFTPDEEIGEGTKFFDLKRFGADFAYTVDGGKLGELEYECFNAAEVELIIHGRSVHPGDAKGKMLNASLIAYEFQSMLPQFDNPMYTEKKEGFFHLTLMKGTCEKAVAYYIIRDHDKKKFTERKKLVEKIVKFLNDKYGAGTVELTMEDSYYNMIEKLKPHMHLIDNARKAMEQAGVTSIENPIRGGTDGAMLSFKGLPCPNLCTGGYNYHGKYEYASVQEMYKTVEILENLAQIYGSYKG; from the coding sequence ATTGACAGATTTCTTAGATATGTTAAGTTTGATACTCAGTCTGATGAAAGAAGCGGCGCATCACCTTCTACGCCTTCTCAGCATGAACTTGCCAAGGCTCTTGTGAGCGAACTTGAAACAATAGGCGCAAGTGATGTGTATTATGATAAAGAGCACTGCTATGTATATGCAACTATTCCTTCTACACTTGGCAGGAAAAAAGCACCTGTTCTTGGTTTTATAAGTCATATGGATACATCTGATGCCTGCAGTGGCAAGGATGTTAAAGCAAGAATAGTTGAGAAGTATGATGGCAAGGATGTAGTTCTTAATGAGAGCGATCCTGAGACCGGTGCTAAGATAGTTCTGTCACCAAAGACATTCCCTGAACTTCTGAACCATAAGGGTGAAGATCTTATTGTTACAGACGGAACAACTCTTCTTGGAGCTGATGATAAGGCCGGAATATCTGAGATCATGACAATGGCAGCTTATCTTCTTAGCCATCCGGAGATAAAACATGGCAAGATCAGAATTGGTTTTACTCCTGATGAAGAGATTGGAGAAGGTACTAAGTTTTTTGATCTAAAGAGATTTGGTGCAGACTTCGCATATACAGTTGATGGTGGCAAGCTTGGAGAACTTGAGTATGAGTGCTTCAATGCTGCTGAGGTTGAGCTTATAATCCACGGAAGAAGCGTACACCCTGGCGATGCCAAGGGCAAGATGCTCAACGCATCACTTATCGCTTACGAGTTCCAGTCAATGCTACCTCAGTTTGATAATCCTATGTATACTGAGAAAAAAGAAGGTTTCTTCCATCTCACGCTCATGAAGGGAACCTGTGAGAAGGCTGTAGCTTATTACATCATCCGTGATCATGACAAGAAGAAATTTACTGAGCGCAAAAAGCTTGTAGAAAAAATCGTAAAATTCCTTAATGACAAGTATGGCGCCGGCACAGTAGAGCTGACAATGGAAGATAGCTACTACAACATGATCGAGAAGCTGAAACCGCATATGCATCTTATAGACAATGCCCGTAAAGCAATGGAACAGGCAGGAGTTACAAGCATTGAGAATCCTATAAGAGGTGGTACAGACGGAGCTATGTTGTCATTTAAAGGTTTGCCATGTCCTAACCTGTGCACAGGTGGTTACAATTATCATGGCAAGTATGAGTACGCTTCAGTACAGGAGATGTACAAGACTGTAGAGATCCTTGAGAATCTCGCACAGATTTATGGTAGTTATAAAGGATAA
- the miaA gene encoding tRNA (adenosine(37)-N6)-dimethylallyltransferase MiaA — protein sequence MNKLIILTGPTAVGKSKLSIELARKVGGEIISADSMQVYKYMDIGTDKIKKENMGGVPHHLIDILEPTQEFNVVLFQKLVKEAMEGIYHRGHIPILVGGTGFYIQAILYDIDFTSTDADMSYRHGLEEIAKVKGGEVLHQRLELVDPESAKAIPAGNVKRVIRALEYYEKTGRKISDHNKEQHEKTSPYDFRYFVLTDHREVLYERIDKRVDKMIEDGLLGECQKLMTMGIEPSMTSMQGLGYREMMGYINGEYDLERAIYLIKRNTRHFAKRQLTWFRREKDVIWVDKSEYNREDAQVLDAILAKI from the coding sequence ATGAACAAACTAATAATTCTTACCGGACCTACAGCAGTAGGCAAATCAAAACTATCTATAGAACTAGCCAGAAAAGTCGGCGGAGAGATAATCTCCGCTGATTCTATGCAGGTTTACAAATACATGGACATCGGAACCGACAAGATAAAAAAGGAGAATATGGGTGGTGTGCCACATCACCTTATAGATATCCTTGAACCTACACAGGAGTTCAATGTAGTCCTTTTCCAGAAGCTTGTAAAAGAAGCCATGGAGGGAATCTATCACAGAGGCCATATCCCGATTCTTGTGGGAGGCACAGGTTTCTATATTCAGGCAATCCTGTATGATATCGACTTCACATCAACAGATGCTGATATGTCATACAGACATGGCCTTGAAGAGATAGCTAAGGTTAAGGGCGGTGAAGTTCTTCATCAAAGGCTTGAGCTTGTAGATCCCGAGTCCGCAAAGGCTATCCCTGCAGGCAATGTCAAGAGAGTCATAAGAGCGCTTGAATATTATGAAAAGACTGGTCGCAAGATCTCTGATCATAATAAGGAGCAGCACGAGAAGACTTCTCCTTATGACTTTAGATATTTTGTCCTGACAGACCATAGAGAAGTTCTCTATGAAAGAATTGACAAACGCGTTGACAAGATGATAGAAGATGGCCTTTTGGGTGAGTGCCAAAAGTTAATGACAATGGGAATAGAGCCATCTATGACTTCCATGCAGGGACTTGGATATCGCGAGATGATGGGATATATAAACGGAGAATATGATCTGGAACGCGCTATATATCTTATTAAGCGTAATACAAGACATTTTGCCAAGAGGCAGCTTACATGGTTTAGAAGAGAGAAAGATGTAATCTGGGTTGACAAGTCAGAGTATAATAGAGAAGATGCTCAGGTACTTGATGCAATTCTTGCAAAGATCTGA
- the miaB gene encoding tRNA (N6-isopentenyl adenosine(37)-C2)-methylthiotransferase MiaB: MEALIEAADLDGKAPEAEPQRQYYFIKKARRYVDELAKEIGRRPRACSVAFGCQMNARDSEKILGVLKAVGYEETESEKAEFVIYNTCTVRDNADQRVYGRLGYAGSLKKKNPHMRIGVCGCMMQEQVAVDKIRKSYRQVDLIFGTHNLFKFAELLCSMFESDRMIIDIWKETNEIVEDLPVARKYPFKSGVNITFGCDNFCTYCIVPYVRGRERSRDPKDIVREVERLAADGVKEVMLLGQNVNSYGTGLPEDKKISFAKLLEEVCKVEGIERVRFMTPHPKDLSQDLIDVIKNNPKVARHIHLPLQSGSTEILRRMNRKYTREQYLELALRIRREIPDAAITTDIIVGFPGETNEDVDDTIDIVKQVKYDNAFTFIYSKRTGTPAATFETKLSDEEVKHNFDRLLKVVQETAHAQSARFNDTDQRVLVESLNEQDETLVTGRMSNNTLVHFKGGEELIGQFVDVHLDECKGFYFIGHMI; this comes from the coding sequence ATGGAAGCGCTCATTGAGGCAGCAGATCTTGATGGCAAGGCGCCGGAGGCTGAGCCCCAGAGACAGTACTATTTTATCAAAAAAGCAAGACGTTATGTGGACGAGCTTGCTAAGGAGATTGGCAGAAGGCCACGTGCCTGCAGTGTTGCTTTTGGATGCCAGATGAATGCCCGTGACTCAGAGAAGATCCTCGGAGTTTTGAAGGCTGTAGGCTATGAAGAGACTGAATCTGAGAAGGCCGAATTCGTGATCTACAATACATGTACAGTTCGTGACAATGCTGATCAGCGTGTATATGGCCGTCTTGGATATGCAGGAAGTCTTAAGAAAAAGAATCCTCACATGAGGATAGGTGTCTGCGGCTGCATGATGCAGGAGCAGGTTGCCGTTGATAAGATTAGGAAGAGCTATCGTCAGGTTGATCTTATATTCGGTACACATAATCTGTTTAAGTTTGCAGAACTTTTGTGCTCTATGTTTGAATCTGACAGGATGATCATAGATATCTGGAAAGAGACCAATGAAATAGTTGAAGACCTTCCTGTTGCAAGAAAGTATCCGTTTAAATCAGGCGTTAATATCACATTTGGATGCGACAATTTCTGCACTTATTGCATAGTTCCTTATGTAAGAGGACGTGAGAGAAGCAGAGACCCCAAGGATATCGTAAGAGAAGTTGAAAGGCTTGCAGCAGACGGCGTTAAGGAGGTTATGCTTCTTGGCCAGAATGTTAACTCTTACGGAACAGGACTTCCTGAAGATAAGAAGATATCTTTTGCCAAGCTCCTTGAAGAAGTGTGCAAAGTTGAGGGTATCGAGAGAGTCAGGTTCATGACACCACATCCCAAGGATCTGTCACAGGATCTTATAGATGTGATCAAGAATAATCCTAAAGTCGCAAGGCATATCCATCTGCCTCTTCAGTCAGGAAGTACAGAGATCCTTAGAAGGATGAACAGAAAGTATACAAGGGAGCAGTATCTTGAACTCGCTTTAAGAATAAGGCGTGAGATCCCTGATGCTGCAATCACTACAGATATCATCGTAGGCTTCCCTGGTGAAACCAATGAAGATGTAGATGATACAATTGATATAGTCAAGCAGGTAAAGTATGACAACGCATTTACTTTCATCTATTCAAAGCGTACAGGTACTCCTGCAGCTACATTTGAAACAAAGCTTTCTGATGAGGAAGTAAAGCATAACTTTGACAGGCTCTTAAAGGTTGTACAGGAAACAGCGCATGCTCAGTCAGCGCGCTTTAATGATACTGATCAAAGAGTCCTTGTTGAGTCACTCAATGAGCAGGACGAAACTCTTGTAACGGGCCGTATGTCCAATAACACTCTGGTTCACTTCAAGGGCGGAGAGGAACTGATCGGTCAGTTTGTTGACGTACATCTTGATGAATGCAAGGGATTTTATTTCATAGGACATATGATCTAA
- the mutS gene encoding DNA mismatch repair protein MutS, protein MMQHYLKTKEENPGCLLFYRLGDFYEMFFEDAEIVSRELELTLTGKACGLPERAPMCGIPYHAVDSYLTRLVKNGHKVAICEQVEDPKQAKGIVKRDVIRVVTPGTNIDAQSLEETQNNYIMCLYYGCDVTGIAICDVSTGDFYLTEAGKIRSVLDEIAKYQPSEIICNEAFVMSGVSLEDLKSRMGITIYPLDARYFDEDAGHKAIMKQFHVNSLIGLGIDDFKVGTIAAGAMIQYLLEMAKSDLSNITHISPYLTSKYMLLDTSTRRNLELTETLRDKQKRGTLLWVLDKTKTAMGARMLRSFIEQPLIDIEEMKARQDAVDALCGNAVSRDEIREYLSPVYDLERIMSRISYKTANPRDLLSFRNSIRMLPAIRIALEDMKGNKELDRIYSEIDELRDIYELIDSAIVEEPPLTIREGGMIKDGYNSDIDHFRQARSNGKQWLAELESKVKEETGIKNLRIKYSNVFGYAFEVTNSFKDLVPDTFTRKQTLANCERYTTPELKELEDTILNAEDKLNGLEYDVFCEVRDSVCAQIQRIQRTAKAIAALDVYASLSYVAERNHYVKPLLSENGTIRIKEGRHPVVEAMMDRTDLFISNDTFLDNKKHLISIITGPNMAGKSTYMRQTALIVLMAQIGSFVPATSAEIGIVDRIFTRVGASDDLGSGQSTFMVEMNEVANILRNATSKSLLILDEIGRGTSTYDGLSIAWAVIEHIANRKYLGAKTLFATHYHELTELEGKIDSVRNYCIAVKEKGDDIVFLRKIIKGGADKSYGIEVARLAGIPAMVTDRAKQICAELVDSDITEKVQEIAAYTDDKTSKKSAPKHYDQVDLNQMSLFASVSDEDILKELEEIDITNMTPMDALNTLYKLQNDLKNRWKGNVS, encoded by the coding sequence ATGATGCAGCACTATCTAAAGACAAAAGAGGAGAATCCCGGATGCCTTCTTTTTTACAGACTGGGAGACTTCTATGAGATGTTCTTTGAAGATGCTGAGATAGTCAGCAGGGAGCTTGAGCTCACACTTACAGGTAAGGCCTGCGGTCTTCCTGAAAGAGCTCCCATGTGCGGAATACCTTATCATGCGGTTGATTCTTATCTTACAAGACTTGTTAAGAACGGACACAAAGTTGCTATCTGCGAGCAGGTAGAAGACCCTAAACAGGCCAAAGGCATTGTCAAAAGAGATGTTATAAGAGTTGTAACTCCCGGAACCAATATAGATGCCCAGTCTCTTGAAGAGACTCAGAACAACTACATAATGTGCCTGTACTATGGCTGTGATGTTACAGGAATAGCTATCTGTGACGTATCAACAGGTGATTTCTATCTGACAGAAGCAGGTAAGATAAGAAGCGTTCTTGATGAGATCGCAAAGTATCAGCCTTCGGAGATCATCTGTAACGAAGCTTTTGTTATGAGCGGAGTCAGTCTTGAAGATTTAAAGAGCAGGATGGGTATCACTATTTATCCTCTTGATGCCAGATATTTTGACGAGGATGCAGGACATAAAGCTATAATGAAGCAGTTCCACGTAAATTCGCTTATTGGACTTGGAATAGATGATTTCAAGGTTGGAACAATTGCTGCAGGCGCTATGATCCAGTATCTTTTGGAGATGGCCAAGTCTGATCTGTCCAATATAACTCATATATCTCCATACCTTACAAGTAAGTATATGCTCCTTGATACATCCACAAGACGTAACTTAGAGCTTACAGAGACTCTTCGTGACAAGCAAAAAAGAGGAACGCTTCTCTGGGTACTTGATAAGACTAAGACTGCTATGGGTGCCAGAATGCTTCGAAGCTTCATAGAGCAGCCTCTTATAGATATCGAAGAGATGAAGGCAAGACAGGATGCTGTTGACGCCCTTTGTGGCAATGCTGTATCCAGGGATGAAATAAGAGAATATCTGTCTCCTGTCTATGACCTTGAAAGGATAATGAGCCGTATAAGCTATAAGACAGCTAACCCTCGTGACCTTCTGTCCTTCAGAAATTCTATAAGAATGCTTCCAGCTATACGTATAGCTCTTGAAGATATGAAGGGCAATAAGGAACTTGACAGGATCTATAGTGAGATCGATGAGCTTAGGGATATATATGAGCTTATAGACTCAGCTATAGTGGAAGAGCCTCCTCTTACTATTAGAGAAGGCGGTATGATCAAAGACGGATATAACAGTGATATAGATCATTTCAGGCAGGCCCGTTCCAATGGTAAACAGTGGCTTGCCGAGCTTGAATCCAAGGTCAAAGAAGAAACAGGTATCAAGAACCTTCGTATCAAGTACAGTAACGTGTTCGGTTATGCCTTTGAAGTTACAAACTCCTTTAAGGATCTGGTGCCTGATACTTTTACAAGAAAACAGACTCTTGCCAACTGCGAGCGTTATACAACACCTGAGCTCAAAGAGCTTGAGGACACTATCCTTAATGCAGAAGATAAATTAAACGGACTTGAGTACGATGTTTTCTGTGAGGTAAGAGACAGTGTGTGCGCACAGATACAGAGGATACAGCGTACAGCCAAGGCTATAGCAGCGCTTGATGTATATGCTTCTCTTTCTTATGTTGCTGAAAGAAATCATTATGTTAAACCGCTTCTGTCTGAGAATGGAACTATCCGTATCAAGGAAGGAAGACATCCTGTTGTAGAGGCTATGATGGATCGAACAGATCTTTTCATATCCAATGATACATTCCTTGATAACAAGAAGCACCTTATATCTATCATCACAGGTCCCAACATGGCAGGTAAGTCCACTTATATGAGACAGACTGCTCTTATAGTACTGATGGCACAGATAGGAAGTTTTGTACCTGCTACAAGTGCTGAAATAGGTATAGTTGACAGGATATTTACAAGAGTAGGAGCAAGTGATGATCTTGGAAGCGGCCAGTCAACATTTATGGTTGAGATGAATGAGGTTGCCAATATCCTTAGAAATGCCACTAGTAAGAGCCTTCTCATTCTGGATGAGATAGGACGAGGAACATCAACTTATGACGGACTATCCATTGCATGGGCTGTTATAGAGCACATTGCAAACAGGAAGTATCTTGGAGCCAAGACTTTGTTTGCAACTCACTATCATGAACTTACAGAGTTGGAAGGTAAGATTGATTCTGTCAGGAACTATTGTATTGCTGTCAAGGAAAAAGGTGATGACATAGTATTCCTTCGAAAGATAATAAAGGGCGGTGCTGACAAGAGTTATGGTATTGAGGTTGCCAGACTTGCAGGAATCCCTGCCATGGTAACTGACAGAGCCAAACAGATATGCGCTGAGCTTGTGGACAGCGATATAACTGAGAAGGTTCAGGAGATTGCAGCATATACAGATGATAAAACATCTAAAAAGTCTGCTCCCAAGCACTATGATCAGGTTGACCTTAATCAGATGTCACTGTTTGCGAGTGTTAGTGATGAAGATATCCTAAAGGAGCTTGAGGAGATCGACATCACCAATATGACACCTATGGATGCACTAAATACACTATATAAACTTCAAAATGATCTCAAGAATCGCTGGAAGGGCAATGTGAGCTAA
- the mutL gene encoding DNA mismatch repair endonuclease MutL, which translates to MAQINILDKNTIDQIAAGEVVERPSSVVKELVENAMDAGAKAITVEIQGGGIDLIRITDNGSGIERSEVKKAFLRHATSKLSNIGDLFSLRTLGFRGEALSSISAIAQVEMVTKTADSLTGIRYTVNGGEEGELEEVGAPNGTTIIVRNLFYNTPARKKFLKSPRTEGSYVADLIEHLAMDNPDVSFHFINNKDDRFHTSGNGDLKELIYRIYGRDVSMALVPIKCEADGIQLEGYLGEPTLNRSNRGFENFFVNGRYIKDRMISLAIEEGYKQYLMQHKFPFCVLHIVMDPDLIDVNVHPSKMEVKFQNQHTLFEFIRINVEQVLKSHEMIPEALRDEQEDLRAAALEAKAKAKRLEAMRQEAGVHDLQECEAQGHEVQNSKVQSQVVQVQDDQGQKDQGKQDTPRDKDQGVLAGTMTGSFHGEFSQNGKQIGANIFMNESREDPASTPKKSKNLVTFIDDSDEDLAVAPASSDDKDASANLEEKSTSASDKDVRQNHVEPFEASRYEKLHKEDIKPVYISDVAKVPVRVTDNDKNPIWSTHNTENPEQIKSNENLVHKILGDPVKKPEDYESPIIKKSETTIIEKPVQMELFDTKMLTKENRRQYHIVGQIFDTYWILEFKDKIYMVDQHAAHEKVNFERMMARFKNKTMTSQLMEPPVIMTFSSQEEEMFLSFREYFENLGFQIDEFGGKEYAMRAVPQDLFGCTNAREMFMQILDELTHDSGHREPDVIYYKIASMACKASVKGNTRMSVEEMEELIDELLTLDNPYNCPHGRPTIISMSKYEIEKRFKRIID; encoded by the coding sequence ATGGCGCAGATTAATATACTTGATAAAAATACCATAGATCAGATAGCTGCAGGTGAGGTTGTAGAAAGGCCTTCAAGTGTAGTCAAAGAGCTTGTGGAAAATGCCATGGACGCAGGTGCCAAAGCCATAACTGTTGAGATTCAGGGCGGTGGTATCGACCTTATCAGAATTACTGATAATGGCAGCGGAATAGAAAGAAGTGAAGTCAAAAAGGCTTTCCTTAGGCATGCTACCAGTAAGCTTTCAAATATCGGAGATCTTTTTAGCCTTAGAACGCTCGGCTTTAGAGGTGAAGCTCTTTCAAGCATATCTGCCATAGCTCAGGTCGAAATGGTCACAAAGACAGCAGACAGCCTTACCGGAATCCGTTATACAGTAAATGGAGGCGAAGAAGGCGAGCTTGAAGAAGTCGGTGCACCAAACGGAACTACGATCATAGTTCGTAACCTTTTTTATAATACTCCTGCCAGGAAGAAATTTTTAAAGTCTCCAAGGACAGAAGGAAGTTATGTGGCGGATCTTATAGAGCATCTTGCTATGGACAATCCTGATGTATCTTTTCACTTTATCAATAATAAAGATGACCGCTTCCATACATCCGGCAACGGTGATCTTAAGGAACTTATCTACAGGATCTATGGAAGAGATGTGTCCATGGCTCTTGTTCCGATAAAGTGTGAGGCGGACGGAATACAGCTTGAAGGCTATCTTGGAGAACCGACTCTTAACCGATCTAACAGAGGCTTTGAGAACTTTTTTGTCAATGGAAGATATATTAAGGATCGTATGATATCACTGGCGATAGAAGAAGGTTACAAGCAGTATCTGATGCAGCACAAGTTCCCTTTTTGTGTACTTCATATAGTGATGGATCCTGATCTTATCGATGTCAATGTTCATCCATCCAAGATGGAGGTTAAGTTCCAGAATCAGCACACTCTTTTTGAATTCATAAGGATCAATGTAGAGCAGGTATTAAAGTCCCACGAGATGATTCCGGAAGCTCTTCGCGATGAGCAGGAAGATCTGAGGGCTGCAGCACTTGAAGCCAAAGCCAAGGCCAAGAGACTGGAAGCAATGAGACAAGAGGCCGGGGTACATGATCTTCAAGAATGTGAAGCTCAAGGACATGAAGTTCAAAATAGCAAAGTTCAAAGTCAGGTAGTTCAGGTTCAAGATGATCAAGGACAAAAAGATCAAGGAAAACAGGATACTCCTAGAGATAAAGATCAGGGTGTTTTGGCCGGTACTATGACAGGGAGCTTTCATGGCGAGTTTTCACAAAACGGCAAACAGATAGGTGCTAATATCTTCATGAATGAGAGTCGTGAGGATCCGGCATCTACGCCCAAAAAGTCCAAAAACCTTGTGACTTTTATTGATGACTCGGATGAGGATTTGGCTGTAGCGCCTGCTTCATCAGATGACAAGGATGCATCTGCAAATCTGGAAGAAAAAAGCACTTCTGCATCAGACAAGGATGTGCGTCAAAATCATGTAGAGCCTTTTGAAGCTTCAAGGTATGAGAAACTTCACAAGGAAGATATAAAGCCTGTATATATAAGTGATGTTGCAAAGGTTCCTGTCAGAGTTACAGATAATGATAAAAATCCTATCTGGTCGACTCATAATACAGAGAATCCTGAGCAGATCAAGTCCAATGAGAATCTGGTTCATAAAATCTTAGGAGACCCTGTCAAAAAGCCGGAAGATTATGAATCACCTATAATCAAAAAGTCTGAGACCACCATTATCGAAAAGCCTGTACAGATGGAACTTTTTGATACCAAGATGCTGACTAAAGAAAATAGACGTCAGTATCACATAGTAGGTCAGATCTTTGATACATACTGGATCCTTGAGTTCAAGGACAAGATCTACATGGTAGATCAGCATGCAGCTCATGAGAAGGTCAATTTCGAACGCATGATGGCCAGATTTAAGAATAAAACCATGACATCACAGCTTATGGAGCCACCTGTTATCATGACCTTTAGCTCTCAGGAGGAGGAGATGTTCCTGTCCTTCAGAGAATACTTCGAAAATCTTGGCTTTCAGATAGATGAATTCGGAGGCAAGGAGTATGCAATGCGTGCGGTACCACAGGATCTGTTTGGGTGTACCAACGCAAGGGAGATGTTCATGCAGATCCTTGACGAGCTGACACATGATTCAGGTCACAGAGAACCTGACGTAATCTATTATAAGATTGCCAGTATGGCCTGCAAGGCTTCTGTCAAGGGCAATACCAGGATGTCTGTAGAAGAGATGGAAGAACTGATCGATGAGCTTCTGACCCTGGATAATCCTTATAACTGCCCGCACGGAAGACCTACGATCATCTCTATGAGTAAGTATGAGATCGAGAAGAGATTTAAGAGAATAATAGATTAA
- a CDS encoding aminotransferase class I/II-fold pyridoxal phosphate-dependent enzyme gives MADFNRQEMYAQLGISKEVYEYGEAIEQDLKGRFARIDEIAEYNQLKVVKAMQEAKVQEACLLGTTGYGYNDIGRDTLEEVYAHIFHTEDALVRPQITCGTHALALALMSNLRPGDELLSPVGKPYDTLEEVIGIRPSKGSLAEYGVTYKQVDLLSDGGFDYDGIRASINDKTKLVTIQRSKGYQTRPTLSVERIGELISFIKGIKPSIICMVDNCYGEFVETIEPSDVGADMVVGSLIKNPGGGLAPIGGYIVGKKECVENAAYRLTSPGLGKEVGASLGILTQFYQGLFMAPTVTASALKGAIFAANLYERFGFGVLPNGSEDRFDIIQSITFGKPEGVIAFCEGVQSAAPVDSFVTPEPWDMPGYDSQVIMAAGAFVSGSSIELSADGPIAPPYAVYFQGGLTYPHARFGILKTVQYMLDKGLITKQQLL, from the coding sequence ATGGCAGATTTTAACAGACAGGAGATGTACGCACAGCTTGGCATCTCTAAAGAAGTATATGAATATGGTGAAGCTATAGAACAGGATCTTAAAGGCCGTTTTGCCAGAATAGATGAAATAGCTGAATATAACCAGCTCAAAGTTGTAAAAGCAATGCAGGAAGCTAAAGTTCAGGAAGCATGCCTTCTCGGAACAACAGGTTATGGATATAACGATATAGGAAGAGATACCCTTGAAGAGGTATATGCACATATTTTCCACACAGAGGATGCACTTGTACGTCCTCAGATAACTTGCGGAACACATGCCCTTGCTCTGGCTCTTATGAGTAACCTTCGCCCCGGCGATGAGCTTTTATCCCCTGTTGGTAAGCCTTATGATACTCTTGAAGAGGTTATAGGCATAAGACCTTCAAAGGGATCACTTGCAGAGTACGGTGTAACATATAAGCAGGTGGATCTTTTGTCTGATGGCGGATTTGATTATGACGGTATCAGGGCTTCTATCAATGACAAAACAAAGCTCGTTACAATCCAAAGATCCAAGGGATACCAGACAAGACCTACTCTTTCTGTAGAGAGAATAGGAGAGCTTATCTCTTTTATCAAGGGAATTAAGCCTTCGATCATCTGCATGGTTGATAACTGCTACGGTGAATTCGTAGAGACTATTGAGCCTTCAGATGTAGGTGCAGACATGGTTGTAGGATCGCTTATCAAGAACCCCGGCGGCGGACTTGCTCCAATCGGCGGATATATCGTAGGTAAAAAAGAGTGTGTTGAAAATGCTGCTTACAGACTTACAAGTCCCGGACTTGGTAAAGAAGTTGGCGCTTCTCTTGGAATACTCACTCAGTTCTATCAGGGACTTTTTATGGCTCCTACAGTAACTGCAAGTGCTTTAAAGGGTGCTATATTTGCAGCTAACCTCTATGAGAGATTTGGTTTTGGCGTTCTTCCAAACGGCTCCGAAGATCGTTTTGATATTATACAGTCCATTACATTTGGTAAGCCTGAAGGTGTTATTGCTTTCTGTGAAGGCGTTCAGAGCGCAGCACCTGTTGACAGCTTCGTAACACCGGAGCCTTGGGATATGCCGGGATATGACAGCCAGGTTATCATGGCAGCAGGAGCTTTTGTATCAGGATCATCGATCGAGCTGTCAGCTGACGGACCTATTGCTCCTCCTTATGCAGTATATTTTCAGGGAGGACTTACATATCCTCATGCAAGATTTGGTATTTTAAAAACAGTTCAGTATATGCTTGATAAAGGGCTTATAACTAAGCAGCAGCTTTTATAA
- the radC gene encoding RadC family protein: protein MNNKGRSLSLKLRDGTAVKEDLPFEKFLKYGPQALTDSELLAIIVRCGTKDHDPMQIGQQILTRCRQYETGIGGLYQLSVDELMKIDGLGQVKAVQIKCIAELSLRISRSRKSDVVTFQSSEDIARYYMEQLRHKDQEHVILIALDARMRLICDKTLYIGTVSSCRISARDIFRQALMTGAAQIALVHNHPSGNPLPSDADIEMTKRILELGHIMEIPVYDHIIIGDRQYSSLNEVLNRN, encoded by the coding sequence ATGAATAATAAAGGCAGGTCCCTTAGTCTTAAACTTCGAGACGGGACAGCAGTCAAAGAAGACCTTCCATTTGAGAAATTCCTAAAATACGGTCCGCAGGCACTTACTGATTCCGAACTTCTTGCTATCATAGTAAGATGTGGTACTAAGGATCATGATCCTATGCAGATAGGGCAGCAGATCCTTACAAGATGCAGACAATACGAAACAGGAATAGGCGGGCTCTATCAATTATCGGTTGATGAGCTTATGAAAATAGACGGTCTTGGACAGGTCAAGGCAGTGCAGATCAAGTGCATCGCAGAACTGTCACTAAGAATAAGCCGCAGCAGGAAAAGTGATGTTGTTACTTTTCAAAGCTCTGAAGATATTGCAAGATATTATATGGAGCAGCTTCGGCACAAAGATCAGGAACATGTGATACTGATCGCTCTAGATGCGCGGATGCGCCTTATATGTGACAAGACATTGTACATAGGTACTGTATCGTCTTGTAGGATAAGTGCCAGGGATATATTCAGACAGGCGCTTATGACAGGGGCGGCGCAGATAGCACTTGTTCACAATCATCCCAGCGGTAATCCGCTTCCGTCAGATGCGGACATTGAGATGACCAAAAGAATACTGGAATTGGGACATATCATGGAGATACCTGTCTATGATCACATAATAATAGGTGACAGGCAGTATTCCAGTTTGAATGAAGTCTTAAACAGAAATTGA